A window of Haliscomenobacter hydrossis DSM 1100 contains these coding sequences:
- a CDS encoding AsmA-like C-terminal region-containing protein, producing the protein MKKFMKRLLLALGVLLVLLIGTAFAIPYLFKDEILAKAKTAINANLNAKVDFSDASLSMLSTFPNLGLSMDNFTVEGIDTFAGVKLADVKKMTLVLDFWSVWNGMNPIKIKSVNVDEPVIHVLVTKEGAANYNVAKPSDDTSSTTTDFKIDLEDYRINNGSLVYDDASVGAYVSAKGINHSGSGDLTAMIYDLDTQTKIDSLTVTYGGISYLNNAATSLDAVFQVDQNQSKYTLKENNLVLNVLSLQGDGWVQLPNDDDVVMDLNFKAPQNDFRNLFSIIPGAYLAGYEQVKVDGKFDLNGTVTGTYNALKEQMPGFKVNIGVDNGRVKYPDLPLGISNINAKGSIASPGSDLDQMLIDFSKFNLKIGSNPIDASFVLKTPMSDPNVNAKVKGILNLGELSQAFPMEGLDELRGKITADVVMRARQSQIEKAQYDQVDMRGDARVQNMIYRGAGLPAVNIQDAQMTFSPQFVDLSRFVGKLGKSDIQASGRINNILAYFSPKKTMTGSITARSRFFDANEWMPAEESSSTVSAAALSGSGTTASAEIFDRFDFGIDAEINKLVYDKYELLNTTAKGQISPNRMTITSASTQIKDSDMAVNGSITNVFDYLFKGGNLGGNINLTSRKLDLNQFMTDFTGTPSAAPVAEAPAEEYGVILVPDNIHVNINANVGEVQYTNMTLNNIKGHLEVADKAVELHDVSANTLGGTLGFAGLYDTKNAKKPLYNVRLDMAKMDFQKAFNTFNSFRVLAPIGAFVNGLFNTSLVLKGNLKDNMMPDLATVDAKGFLETFNGVIKGFKPLDAIGKALDIAELKNDIILNTKNWLAIREGGIDVSAFDVKVKDIQMTIAGRHTINQDIDYSVKVKIPRKYLDQNPAGKAAAAGWKQLKQQASKVGIQLQESEFVNVLVNLSGNVNNPKTQFNLLAGDGKTVATDAIKGAVDKELDEQKKKLEDEARKKMAEIENKAKNEVGKATDSLRAATQRELDKKKAELEAQAREKIQKELGGKVADTLGKKAQEKLGGVLDKSKTQQEVDKAKKELEKFNPFKKKPKPADTTGVKNN; encoded by the coding sequence ATGAAAAAATTTATGAAACGCCTGCTGCTCGCACTAGGCGTGTTGTTGGTATTGTTGATCGGAACTGCATTTGCCATTCCTTATCTCTTCAAAGACGAAATCCTGGCCAAAGCCAAAACGGCCATTAACGCCAATCTGAACGCCAAAGTAGACTTTTCGGATGCAAGCCTCAGTATGTTGAGCACATTCCCCAATTTGGGGCTAAGTATGGACAATTTCACCGTGGAAGGGATCGATACCTTTGCCGGAGTTAAGTTGGCCGATGTTAAAAAAATGACCCTCGTGCTCGACTTTTGGTCGGTGTGGAATGGCATGAACCCCATCAAGATCAAGTCTGTCAATGTTGATGAACCAGTCATCCATGTTCTGGTAACCAAAGAAGGAGCGGCCAACTACAATGTGGCCAAACCCAGCGACGATACCAGCTCCACTACCACCGATTTCAAAATTGACCTGGAAGATTACCGCATCAATAACGGCTCCTTGGTTTATGACGATGCCAGCGTGGGGGCTTATGTTTCTGCAAAGGGCATCAACCACAGTGGTTCCGGGGATCTGACTGCCATGATTTACGATTTGGATACCCAAACCAAAATCGATTCACTGACTGTTACATACGGCGGCATCAGCTATCTGAACAATGCCGCAACAAGTTTGGACGCGGTTTTTCAGGTAGACCAAAACCAAAGTAAATACACCCTCAAAGAAAACAACCTGGTATTGAACGTGCTGAGCCTGCAAGGCGACGGTTGGGTGCAACTGCCCAATGACGACGATGTGGTGATGGACCTCAATTTTAAGGCACCCCAAAACGACTTCCGCAACCTCTTTTCCATCATTCCCGGTGCTTACCTGGCTGGTTATGAGCAAGTGAAAGTGGATGGAAAATTCGACTTGAATGGCACGGTAACCGGAACATACAACGCGCTGAAAGAGCAGATGCCCGGCTTTAAAGTCAACATTGGTGTAGACAATGGCCGGGTGAAATACCCCGATTTGCCGCTGGGGATTTCCAACATCAACGCCAAAGGCAGCATTGCCAGTCCGGGTAGCGATTTGGATCAGATGTTGATTGATTTTTCCAAATTTAACCTCAAGATCGGCAGCAATCCAATCGATGCCAGTTTTGTGTTGAAAACCCCCATGTCTGACCCCAATGTGAACGCCAAAGTCAAAGGTATTCTCAATTTGGGCGAGCTCTCTCAAGCTTTCCCCATGGAAGGTTTGGATGAATTGCGTGGAAAAATCACCGCCGATGTGGTGATGCGTGCCCGCCAGTCCCAGATTGAAAAAGCCCAGTACGATCAGGTCGACATGCGCGGTGATGCCCGGGTGCAAAACATGATTTATCGGGGCGCTGGTCTACCCGCAGTCAACATTCAGGATGCCCAAATGACCTTTAGTCCGCAATTTGTCGACTTGAGCCGTTTTGTGGGCAAATTGGGTAAAAGTGACATTCAAGCCAGCGGTCGCATCAACAATATTTTGGCTTATTTCTCACCTAAGAAAACCATGACGGGCAGCATCACGGCTCGCTCACGCTTTTTTGATGCCAACGAATGGATGCCCGCCGAGGAAAGCAGCAGTACGGTTTCGGCGGCAGCACTTTCGGGTTCGGGTACTACGGCATCTGCGGAGATTTTCGACCGCTTTGATTTTGGCATCGATGCCGAGATCAACAAGCTGGTGTACGACAAATACGAGTTGCTCAATACCACCGCGAAGGGCCAAATCAGCCCCAACCGCATGACCATCACTTCGGCGTCCACTCAAATCAAAGACAGCGATATGGCCGTTAACGGCAGCATTACCAACGTGTTTGATTATTTGTTCAAAGGTGGTAACCTGGGGGGCAACATCAACCTGACCTCACGCAAATTGGACCTCAACCAGTTCATGACCGATTTCACGGGCACCCCTTCCGCTGCACCTGTAGCTGAAGCACCTGCTGAAGAATATGGCGTTATCCTGGTGCCTGACAACATTCATGTCAACATCAACGCCAATGTTGGAGAAGTGCAGTATACCAATATGACCCTGAACAACATTAAGGGCCATTTGGAAGTGGCAGACAAAGCCGTTGAGCTACACGATGTAAGTGCAAACACCCTGGGGGGTACCTTGGGATTTGCGGGCTTGTACGATACTAAAAATGCCAAAAAACCGCTGTACAACGTGCGGCTGGATATGGCCAAAATGGATTTTCAAAAAGCCTTCAATACCTTCAACTCTTTCCGCGTGTTGGCCCCCATCGGTGCATTCGTCAATGGCTTGTTCAACACCAGTCTGGTGCTCAAAGGCAACCTCAAGGACAACATGATGCCCGACCTCGCTACCGTGGATGCCAAAGGGTTTTTGGAAACTTTTAACGGCGTGATTAAAGGTTTTAAACCCCTCGATGCCATCGGCAAAGCCCTGGATATTGCCGAACTCAAAAACGACATCATTCTCAATACCAAAAACTGGTTGGCCATCCGGGAAGGAGGAATTGATGTTAGCGCTTTTGACGTAAAAGTAAAGGACATCCAGATGACCATTGCCGGGCGGCATACCATCAATCAGGACATTGACTACAGCGTCAAAGTAAAAATTCCGCGCAAATACCTGGATCAAAATCCTGCGGGGAAAGCTGCTGCTGCGGGCTGGAAACAACTCAAACAACAAGCCTCCAAAGTTGGCATACAATTGCAAGAATCTGAATTTGTCAATGTGCTGGTCAACTTGTCGGGCAATGTCAACAACCCCAAAACCCAGTTTAATCTCTTGGCAGGTGACGGCAAAACGGTAGCGACTGATGCAATCAAGGGCGCCGTTGACAAAGAGCTGGACGAGCAAAAGAAAAAATTGGAAGACGAAGCCAGGAAAAAAATGGCTGAAATAGAAAACAAAGCCAAAAACGAAGTGGGTAAAGCAACCGATTCTCTGCGTGCTGCCACCCAACGTGAATTGGACAAGAAAAAAGCCGAACTGGAAGCCCAAGCCCGTGAAAAAATTCAGAAAGAATTAGGGGGTAAAGTGGCGGATA